One Kribbella sp. NBC_00662 genomic region harbors:
- a CDS encoding DUF6351 family protein, with amino-acid sequence MIGSRPVRLAVVLLASALVLPAVPAVASREVKLEILSGRPDKITGGDALVHVEAPDAHVRVTLNGKDVSSVFSEDEDGLTGLVGGLRLGSNVLRAEAGGRRTTLDVRNYPRQGPVFSGPHEQPFVCETAQFTIPVIGGTLGAPLDADCTVKPRVDYFYRTTAGAFVKWPAGSTSYPADLAKTDAGDPFIVRMETGSANRAVVQTTMLHDPLREATPTPARRSSSWNGRAIFTLGGGCAGGWHRSGSTTGGVIDPFLLGRGYALMSSSLNVFGQNCNDLTAAESAMMTKEFFVEHYGKPAFTVGFGCSGGSYQAHQITDNYPGIFDGIIVGCSFPEVGFGTISFISDSWLLDSYFDKSSLAWTQEQKRKVAGFATYATLPSMAVSANRIDPRRNCDLVPAAQRYDPASNPHGVRCDVFDHAINTYGVDPSTGFVRRPLDNVGVQYGLGVLKSGVITPAQFLDLNEHIGGFDADANLVSKRTVADPQAVRTAYRTGRLTNGGGGLKDVPIIDYRAYFDTQSYGDIHVRYHTFSVRARLEKANGTSANQVSLLEDARYGLFSTDSPLLQHAIDSMDRWLTVLHADGTARPRIEKILAARPSELVEGCRGPSGFIAEPLNRDPSSRCEQLFPSASFPREVAGAGVAADIIKCKLRAPVRSDYPGFTDAQWSRLRTIFPGGVCDWSKPGIGQQPLAGTWQSFN; translated from the coding sequence GTGATCGGTTCCCGACCAGTTCGGCTGGCCGTCGTCCTGCTCGCCAGCGCGCTCGTCCTGCCCGCGGTTCCGGCCGTGGCGTCGCGGGAGGTGAAGCTGGAGATCCTGTCCGGCCGCCCGGACAAGATCACCGGCGGCGACGCGCTCGTCCATGTCGAGGCACCGGACGCTCACGTCCGGGTGACGCTCAACGGCAAGGACGTGTCGTCGGTGTTCAGCGAGGACGAGGACGGTCTGACCGGACTGGTCGGGGGCCTGCGGCTGGGATCGAACGTGCTGCGGGCCGAGGCCGGAGGACGGCGGACGACGCTTGACGTGCGCAACTATCCGCGCCAGGGGCCGGTGTTCTCGGGGCCGCACGAGCAGCCGTTCGTGTGTGAGACGGCTCAGTTCACGATCCCGGTGATCGGCGGGACGCTCGGCGCTCCGCTCGACGCCGACTGCACGGTCAAGCCGCGGGTCGACTACTTCTACCGGACGACCGCGGGCGCGTTCGTGAAATGGCCGGCCGGGTCGACGTCGTACCCGGCTGATCTCGCCAAGACGGACGCGGGCGATCCGTTCATCGTCCGGATGGAGACGGGGAGCGCGAACCGGGCTGTCGTCCAGACGACGATGCTGCACGATCCGTTGCGTGAGGCAACGCCGACGCCGGCGCGGCGCTCGTCGAGCTGGAACGGGCGGGCGATCTTCACGCTCGGCGGCGGCTGCGCGGGCGGGTGGCACCGGTCGGGCTCCACGACCGGCGGCGTGATCGATCCGTTCCTGCTGGGCCGTGGGTATGCGTTGATGTCCTCGTCGCTGAACGTCTTCGGTCAGAACTGCAACGATCTGACCGCGGCAGAGTCGGCGATGATGACGAAGGAGTTCTTCGTCGAGCACTACGGCAAGCCTGCGTTCACCGTCGGTTTCGGGTGCTCCGGCGGCTCGTACCAGGCGCATCAGATCACCGACAACTACCCGGGCATCTTCGACGGGATCATCGTCGGGTGCTCGTTCCCCGAGGTCGGGTTCGGCACGATCTCGTTCATCAGCGACTCGTGGTTGCTGGACTCGTACTTCGACAAGTCGAGCCTCGCCTGGACCCAGGAACAGAAACGCAAGGTGGCCGGGTTCGCGACGTACGCGACGCTGCCGAGTATGGCGGTCAGCGCGAACCGGATCGACCCGCGCCGCAACTGCGACCTCGTCCCGGCCGCGCAGCGCTACGACCCGGCTTCCAACCCTCACGGCGTCCGGTGTGACGTGTTCGACCACGCGATCAACACGTACGGCGTGGATCCGTCGACCGGGTTCGTTCGGCGGCCGTTGGACAACGTCGGCGTGCAGTACGGCCTCGGCGTACTGAAGTCCGGCGTGATCACGCCGGCGCAGTTCCTCGACCTCAACGAGCACATCGGCGGTTTCGACGCGGACGCGAATCTCGTGTCGAAGCGCACTGTCGCAGACCCGCAGGCCGTGCGTACGGCGTACCGCACCGGGCGGCTGACCAACGGCGGGGGAGGCCTGAAGGACGTCCCGATCATCGACTACCGCGCGTACTTCGACACCCAGTCGTACGGCGACATCCACGTCCGTTACCACACGTTCTCGGTGCGAGCCCGGCTCGAGAAGGCGAACGGCACGTCGGCGAACCAGGTGAGCCTGCTCGAGGACGCGCGCTACGGACTGTTCAGCACGGACAGCCCGTTGCTGCAGCACGCGATCGACTCGATGGACCGCTGGCTGACTGTCCTCCACGCCGATGGCACCGCGCGGCCGCGGATCGAGAAGATCCTTGCAGCGCGGCCCTCTGAGCTCGTCGAGGGCTGCCGTGGCCCGTCAGGCTTCATCGCCGAGCCGCTGAACCGGGATCCGTCGTCGCGGTGCGAGCAACTGTTCCCGTCGGCCTCATTCCCGCGCGAGGTGGCGGGGGCCGGCGTGGCCGCGGACATCATCAAGTGCAAGCTGCGCGCACCGGTCCGGTCGGACTACCCGGGCTTCACCGACGCGCAGTGGAGCCGGCTTCGAACGATCTTCCCTGGTGGCGTCTGCGACTGGTCCAAGCCCGGCATCGGACAGCAACCACTCGCCGGGACCTGGCAATCCTTCAACTGA
- a CDS encoding cellulase family glycosylhydrolase → MNATASTTALSALHTEGNRIKNSAGTAVTLKGLSVIAPEQNDVCTDCNSKPIDDLIDMTVSNGWNSKVLRLLVTEAIGKDLNAYDATYIKPYVDHAVAKGLYVIIDLHLVRNYGDAAGAVPQSDVKGFWDFIAPRYANNPNVLFEVFNEPIAPDNWATWKSYIQPVVDSIRSVASNVILMGSPSWSTRLNGALTDPITGGNIAYVYHLYPNQGPATAASLDPKFGNASATLPVVLTEFGWDPSPSANQVTAGTTSGWGLPLRQYLDARPQIGWLGWVFDNFWAPVMFDKNWSLLSGEYEGAFIRDWLAGAPAVSPCSDHLARGATVTASSTYDANSGAPNAVDGSCLDSGRWMSAVGDTAPVLTVDLGTYKDVSQVDVYSGYGYPNVATGTVLTAFTVEGHTSAGWVQLGSYTANTRALVSTPVTSAAIDQIRLTITDPSSTTPDIARVYEVAAH, encoded by the coding sequence GTGAATGCCACGGCGAGCACCACCGCCCTGTCCGCCCTGCACACCGAAGGCAATCGCATCAAGAACAGCGCCGGGACCGCCGTGACCCTCAAAGGTCTGTCCGTCATCGCTCCCGAGCAGAACGACGTCTGCACCGACTGCAACTCCAAGCCGATCGACGACCTGATCGACATGACCGTCTCGAACGGCTGGAACTCCAAGGTGCTGCGCCTGCTCGTCACCGAGGCCATCGGCAAGGACCTGAACGCGTACGACGCGACCTACATCAAGCCGTACGTCGACCACGCCGTTGCCAAGGGCCTCTACGTGATCATCGACCTGCATCTGGTCCGCAACTACGGCGACGCGGCCGGCGCCGTACCGCAGTCCGACGTGAAGGGCTTCTGGGACTTCATCGCGCCGCGGTACGCGAACAACCCGAACGTGTTGTTCGAGGTGTTCAACGAGCCGATCGCGCCGGACAACTGGGCCACCTGGAAGTCGTACATCCAGCCGGTGGTGGACTCGATCCGCTCGGTGGCGTCGAACGTGATCCTGATGGGCAGCCCGTCCTGGAGCACGCGGCTCAACGGCGCGCTGACCGACCCGATCACCGGCGGCAACATCGCGTACGTCTACCACCTCTATCCGAACCAAGGCCCGGCAACCGCAGCCAGTCTCGATCCGAAGTTCGGCAACGCCTCGGCGACCTTGCCGGTGGTGTTGACGGAGTTCGGCTGGGACCCGTCGCCGTCGGCGAACCAGGTCACCGCCGGTACGACGTCCGGCTGGGGACTGCCCTTGCGGCAGTACCTGGACGCGCGTCCGCAGATCGGGTGGCTCGGCTGGGTGTTCGACAACTTCTGGGCTCCGGTCATGTTCGACAAGAACTGGAGCCTGTTGTCGGGCGAGTACGAGGGGGCGTTCATCCGCGACTGGCTGGCCGGTGCGCCGGCGGTCTCACCGTGCTCCGATCACCTCGCCCGCGGGGCGACGGTGACCGCGTCCTCGACGTACGACGCGAACTCGGGCGCGCCGAACGCGGTTGACGGGTCGTGTCTGGACAGCGGACGCTGGATGTCGGCGGTGGGTGACACGGCGCCGGTGCTCACAGTGGATCTGGGGACCTACAAGGATGTGAGTCAGGTGGACGTCTACAGCGGGTACGGGTACCCGAATGTTGCCACCGGCACCGTTCTGACCGCGTTCACAGTCGAGGGCCACACCTCGGCGGGCTGGGTCCAGCTCGGGAGCTACACCGCGAACACCCGCGCCCTGGTCTCGACCCCGGTGACCTCGGCGGCGATCGACCAGATCCGGCTGACGATCACCGATCCGTCCAGCACGACTCCTGATATCGCCCGCGTCTACGAGGTGGCCGCCCACTAG